Proteins encoded in a region of the Mucilaginibacter sabulilitoris genome:
- a CDS encoding serine/threonine protein kinase produces the protein MSKVFTITEGLENMGALRTGGQGSVYKGRRYGPIITAVKLLPTPIHTESADDKNFRNFQNEVEKLKKVNEEPNPNVVKILNSGITESGSFPFIEMEYIDGPDLEDLLKPPHEPIFTIKEIIKLADQLANALSHCHKVSVKHGDIKSNNVKFNIHTGNYVLLDFGLSAMSDDQRRTSIRHAGAIEFMAPEQNEGLMYFQTDVYSYGVILYELIAGQVPFPLKDNGETARNAVMLAHMETPVPDVMELRRSNLPESWNDKKKEHEMMVPAWLLQIVAKCLKKEPDDRFADGIELQETLMYSSIGAVSGNQEEDTWNASVLLKENERLQGLLLYYQEAENNKPLPVITESMEPPVNDGKQVRMSKPIFIVFMLLLCGFTVFSAVVMSKFGSQISHGVYNRLFKSSNKPADSSAVKVPVTKKQEAEPTRQQDSTPANDESGIPPEIDSQADSILQGIKYKKTNTEDPQFYRDSAKTKDTSNLNF, from the coding sequence ATGAGCAAAGTATTTACAATAACAGAGGGTTTGGAGAACATGGGAGCTTTGCGAACGGGCGGACAGGGCTCCGTTTACAAAGGCAGGCGTTACGGTCCTATTATTACAGCGGTAAAACTATTACCTACCCCCATTCACACCGAAAGCGCTGACGATAAGAATTTCCGGAATTTTCAAAACGAAGTTGAAAAGCTGAAAAAGGTAAACGAAGAACCTAATCCAAATGTAGTTAAGATATTAAATTCGGGCATTACCGAAAGCGGCTCATTTCCATTTATTGAAATGGAGTACATTGACGGCCCCGACCTGGAGGATTTGCTGAAACCTCCGCACGAACCAATTTTTACCATAAAAGAAATCATCAAGCTGGCCGACCAGCTGGCAAATGCCTTATCGCACTGTCATAAAGTTTCGGTAAAGCACGGCGATATCAAAAGCAATAACGTAAAGTTCAATATCCATACCGGAAATTATGTATTGCTTGATTTTGGATTATCGGCCATGTCAGACGATCAGCGGCGTACCAGCATTAGGCATGCCGGAGCTATTGAGTTTATGGCCCCCGAGCAAAATGAAGGGCTGATGTATTTCCAGACCGACGTATACAGTTACGGCGTTATTCTATATGAATTGATAGCCGGGCAAGTGCCTTTCCCGTTAAAAGACAATGGCGAAACCGCTCGTAATGCCGTGATGCTGGCCCACATGGAAACACCCGTGCCCGATGTAATGGAACTGCGCCGGAGCAACCTGCCCGAAAGCTGGAACGATAAAAAGAAAGAACACGAAATGATGGTACCGGCATGGCTGCTGCAAATAGTAGCTAAATGCCTTAAAAAAGAACCTGATGACAGGTTTGCCGATGGCATTGAACTGCAGGAAACCCTCATGTACAGCAGCATTGGCGCTGTAAGTGGCAATCAGGAAGAAGATACCTGGAATGCCTCGGTGCTTTTAAAAGAGAACGAACGCTTACAGGGCCTGCTGTTATATTACCAGGAGGCCGAAAATAACAAGCCCCTGCCCGTAATAACCGAAAGCATGGAGCCGCCTGTAAATGACGGGAAACAGGTACGCATGTCAAAACCTATTTTTATAGTGTTTATGCTTTTGCTGTGCGGTTTTACTGTTTTCTCGGCGGTGGTGATGAGCAAATTTGGTAGTCAAATTTCTCATGGTGTATATAACCGGCTGTTTAAATCATCAAATAAACCTGCAGATTCGAGCGCTGTTAAAGTTCCTGTTACAAAAAAGCAGGAAGCGGAACCTACCCGTCAGCAGGATAGTACGCCAGCTAATGATGAATCAGGCATTCCACCCGAAATTGATTCACAGGCCGATTCTATTTTACAGGGAATAAAGTATAAAAAAACAAACACAGAAGATCCGCAGTTTTACCGTGACAGTGCAAAAACAAAGGATACCTCTAACCTGAATTTTTAA
- a CDS encoding PP2C family protein-serine/threonine phosphatase, producing the protein MANNFFGITDIGKQRDNNEDTFIAQKTDDDNFIIACVIDGVGGYAGGEVAADIARECIVEQLSYIAGDIIPLLVNTVALANQRIYEKKQGNRQLENMACVLTLAVIDIPNNQFYYAHVGDTRLYLLRDNSLIKISKDHSFVGFLEDSGRLTEEAAMDHPKRNEISKALGFNPHISKEPNFVETGSSPFLPGDILLVCSDGLTDLVDKNQMTKILTSSGSIQDKGEKLIQAANSKGGKDNVTVVLVNNDKKPRQHSATRPATVANIPDEIIDPLAQPKLPDGPATIPVKQRSSRGTMVVLFILLALALAGFLWQFWLNYQLKQTPVKVAVKPVKVKNAGEIKLQDTINKLKGNTLIISEADYKQPIVLSDTLRIEQDSLYIKAKGNIIFKRDSAYNGPGISLTSNCKYIVLDSVAFDGFRVAIATRNDALVLKHVVFSNCVSPVQTAYIFPDKKYISGRLFGGMFKIDTLSKPTK; encoded by the coding sequence ATGGCAAATAATTTTTTCGGAATAACAGATATTGGTAAGCAAAGGGATAATAATGAGGATACCTTTATTGCCCAGAAAACCGACGATGATAATTTCATTATCGCCTGTGTTATTGATGGCGTAGGTGGTTATGCCGGCGGCGAAGTTGCCGCCGACATAGCGCGGGAGTGCATCGTTGAGCAGCTCTCGTACATTGCGGGCGATATTATTCCGCTGCTGGTAAATACGGTGGCATTGGCCAACCAACGGATATACGAGAAAAAGCAAGGCAACAGGCAATTGGAAAACATGGCATGCGTATTAACACTTGCTGTAATTGATATCCCCAATAACCAGTTTTATTATGCCCATGTGGGCGATACCCGCCTGTATTTGCTACGCGATAATTCCCTGATAAAAATATCAAAAGATCATTCTTTTGTAGGTTTTCTGGAAGACTCTGGCCGGCTCACAGAAGAGGCTGCCATGGATCATCCTAAACGTAACGAGATCAGTAAAGCTCTGGGATTTAATCCGCATATATCAAAAGAACCCAATTTTGTGGAAACCGGGAGCTCACCGTTTTTGCCCGGCGACATTCTGTTGGTTTGCAGCGATGGTCTTACCGACCTGGTTGATAAAAACCAGATGACCAAAATATTAACCAGCAGCGGATCGATACAGGATAAAGGCGAAAAACTGATACAAGCCGCCAACAGCAAAGGCGGAAAAGACAACGTAACCGTAGTACTGGTAAATAACGATAAAAAGCCGCGGCAGCACAGCGCCACCCGGCCCGCTACGGTTGCAAATATACCTGACGAGATAATTGACCCACTGGCGCAGCCTAAACTTCCTGATGGCCCGGCTACCATACCCGTAAAACAGCGAAGCAGCCGCGGTACAATGGTGGTGCTTTTCATATTACTGGCGCTGGCCCTGGCTGGTTTTTTATGGCAATTCTGGCTAAACTATCAGCTAAAGCAAACTCCGGTAAAAGTGGCTGTTAAACCTGTAAAGGTTAAAAACGCCGGAGAAATAAAACTGCAGGATACCATCAACAAATTAAAAGGCAATACACTCATCATTTCCGAAGCTGATTATAAACAGCCCATTGTTTTGAGTGATACCTTACGCATTGAGCAGGATAGCCTGTACATTAAGGCAAAGGGGAACATCATTTTCAAACGCGATTCTGCTTATAATGGCCCGGGCATATCGCTCACCAGCAATTGTAAATATATTGTGCTGGATAGTGTAGCATTTGATGGTTTCAGGGTAGCTATTGCCACCCGCAATGATGCCCTGGTGTTAAAACATGTGGTGTTCAGCAATTGCGTTTCTCCGGTACAAACCGCCTATATTTTCCCCGATAAAAAGTATATTTCGGGCAGGTTGTTTGGCGGTATGTTTAAGATAGATACCTTATCAAAACCTACTAAATAA
- a CDS encoding GTP-binding protein has product MEKKLPVTVLSGFLGSGKTTLLNHILHNKQQLKLAVIVNDMSEVNIDARLIANEKNLSRTEERLVEMSNGCICCTLREDLMIAVEQLAKEGRFDYLLIESTGISEPIPIAQTFNFADEEAGIDLSRFAMLDTMVTVVDCFNFYKDFGSSELLLNRDLVDDPNDRRTIVNLLTDQIEFADVILLNKTDLASQRQVNVLEAVIKKLNPGAKILHTQFGQVDPAEILNTGLFDFDRASQSAGWIRELNGDHTPETEEYGISSTVFRAKRPFHPKRFYNYLHHDFPQNIIRSKGLFWIASAPDDALNFSQAGGSSRLENAGVWWASMSYQQRIRYNDFVENRELIEKNWSKEFGDRHNELVFIGEHLNKETLIQELDKCLITDAELVDFLAGKSFADPFNNPPD; this is encoded by the coding sequence ATGGAAAAGAAATTACCGGTGACCGTACTGAGCGGTTTTTTAGGCAGTGGTAAAACAACGTTATTAAATCATATACTGCACAACAAGCAGCAATTAAAGTTGGCCGTTATAGTGAACGATATGAGCGAGGTGAATATTGACGCCCGCCTGATAGCCAACGAAAAAAACCTATCCCGCACCGAAGAAAGACTGGTTGAAATGAGCAATGGCTGTATTTGCTGCACGCTGCGCGAGGATTTGATGATAGCAGTTGAACAACTGGCAAAGGAAGGCCGCTTTGATTATTTGCTTATTGAGAGCACCGGCATATCAGAACCCATACCCATTGCCCAGACGTTTAACTTTGCCGATGAAGAAGCCGGTATTGACCTGAGCCGTTTCGCGATGCTGGATACCATGGTTACCGTTGTTGACTGTTTTAATTTTTACAAGGATTTCGGCAGTTCGGAACTGTTGCTTAACCGCGACCTGGTGGATGACCCGAACGACCGCCGTACCATTGTTAACTTACTTACCGACCAGATTGAGTTTGCCGATGTTATACTGCTCAATAAAACCGATCTGGCATCGCAGCGACAGGTAAATGTGTTAGAAGCTGTTATCAAAAAACTAAACCCCGGCGCAAAAATATTACATACCCAATTTGGTCAGGTTGACCCTGCAGAAATATTGAATACGGGCTTGTTTGATTTCGACAGAGCCTCGCAATCTGCCGGGTGGATAAGGGAATTAAATGGTGACCATACTCCCGAAACGGAGGAATATGGCATTAGTTCGACCGTATTCCGTGCTAAAAGACCTTTTCATCCGAAAAGATTTTATAATTATCTGCATCATGATTTTCCGCAAAATATCATCCGTTCAAAAGGTTTGTTCTGGATTGCATCCGCGCCTGATGACGCGCTGAATTTTTCGCAGGCCGGTGGTTCTTCGCGTTTGGAAAATGCCGGGGTATGGTGGGCAAGTATGTCCTACCAGCAGCGTATAAGGTATAATGATTTTGTGGAGAACCGCGAGCTTATTGAAAAAAACTGGTCGAAAGAGTTCGGCGACCGCCATAACGAACTGGTATTTATAGGCGAACATTTAAACAAGGAAACCCTAATACAGGAGCTAGATAAATGTCTGATAACCGATGCCGAACTGGTTGACTTTTTAGCCGGAAAAAGCTTTGCCGATCCATTTAACAATCCGCCCGATTAA
- a CDS encoding gluconokinase has translation MQPYILGIDIGTGSTKAVAVTLIGDTLGVTQNHYPINSPEPGYSEQDPSLIWDAFVKCLQEIMTKIGHAPEVVSLSSAMHSIIPVDDNGTALYPMITWADARSEDIAQHLRDSADGEKIYRITGTPVHAMSPLCKLIWLRTNNPGLFAQAHKFISVKEFIWFKLFNSFEVDYSIASATGLFDILKLQWSTEACSLAGISADKLSTPQNTTYYRNDLNAVTAKLLGIEQKTDFVIGASDGCCANLGSHTTGPGIAALTIGTSGAVRITSPRPVYNFEGMIFNYLLNQNTFVCGGAINNGGIAINWLLKNFLQKEKLSEVDYDELFNTIETMPAGSDGLLFLPYLYGERAPLWDTKSSGAFINIKPAHTRAHFLRAALEGVCFALYNVLKTVEDASVTITQVNISGGFVSSGVWTQILADITGKILVVEQPEDASAVGAIYLAMQVLHPEKYSELTNISNATVIQPNSSNHERYIRIFPLFKKLYFDLKDSMHLLHGLDTE, from the coding sequence ATGCAACCATATATTTTAGGCATCGATATAGGCACAGGCAGCACAAAAGCGGTAGCGGTTACTTTAATCGGCGATACCTTGGGGGTAACACAAAACCATTATCCTATTAACAGTCCCGAACCGGGTTACAGCGAGCAGGATCCATCCCTGATCTGGGATGCCTTTGTGAAATGTTTGCAGGAAATAATGACGAAAATTGGCCACGCGCCCGAGGTGGTGAGCCTGAGCAGCGCCATGCACAGTATTATTCCTGTTGATGACAATGGCACTGCGCTCTACCCCATGATTACCTGGGCCGATGCCCGGAGCGAAGATATTGCACAGCATTTAAGAGATTCTGCCGATGGTGAAAAGATATATCGCATTACGGGTACGCCTGTACATGCCATGTCGCCCTTGTGCAAACTGATCTGGCTGCGTACCAATAACCCCGGTCTGTTTGCCCAGGCGCACAAATTTATTTCTGTAAAAGAGTTTATCTGGTTTAAACTCTTCAACAGCTTTGAGGTTGATTACTCCATTGCTTCGGCAACAGGTTTGTTTGATATTTTAAAACTGCAGTGGAGCACCGAAGCATGCAGCCTTGCCGGCATTTCTGCCGATAAATTATCCACGCCTCAAAATACTACCTATTACCGCAATGATCTTAACGCTGTTACAGCCAAACTGTTGGGCATCGAACAAAAAACTGATTTTGTTATCGGGGCTAGCGATGGCTGCTGTGCTAATTTGGGTAGCCATACCACCGGGCCGGGTATTGCCGCGCTTACAATCGGTACCAGCGGGGCGGTCCGTATTACCAGTCCCCGGCCGGTTTACAACTTTGAAGGTATGATATTCAATTACCTGCTCAATCAAAACACTTTTGTTTGCGGCGGGGCGATAAACAATGGTGGTATTGCCATTAACTGGCTGCTGAAAAACTTTTTACAAAAAGAAAAGCTTTCCGAAGTCGATTATGATGAACTGTTTAACACCATTGAAACTATGCCAGCCGGGAGCGATGGCCTGCTGTTTTTACCCTATTTGTATGGTGAGCGCGCACCGCTATGGGACACCAAAAGCAGCGGGGCATTTATAAATATAAAACCCGCCCACACCCGTGCGCATTTTTTAAGGGCCGCTTTAGAAGGCGTTTGTTTTGCCTTGTACAATGTACTTAAAACGGTTGAAGACGCCTCCGTTACCATTACCCAGGTAAATATCAGCGGGGGCTTTGTAAGCTCCGGCGTGTGGACACAAATACTGGCCGACATTACCGGAAAAATACTGGTAGTGGAGCAACCGGAGGATGCATCGGCAGTAGGTGCCATCTATTTGGCCATGCAAGTACTACATCCCGAAAAGTATAGTGAACTAACCAATATCAGTAACGCGACGGTTATACAACCCAATAGCTCAAACCACGAACGGTATATCAGGATATTCCCGCTGTTTAAGAAACTGTACTTCGATCTGAAAGATTCAATGCACCTGCTGCACGGACTTGATACGGAATAG
- a CDS encoding glycoside hydrolase family 20 protein: MVSFCKSVFKALFYILCCGLFINAAHAQIKEQGIIPQPFKIQKSSEVFTFSPKTSISVGAGIDANNLTFFNQYFHSLSGYSLPISKSAASIKLNIDSAKAIQPEGYILSVTSKQISITGHDQAGVFYGLQSLIQLLRSSNGKITAAGCVVEDYPRFAYRGMHLDVSRHFFKVDAIKKWIDLLALYKINTFHWHLTDDQGWRIEIKKYPLLQSISAWRDETIIGHKRDSPHRFDGKRYGGYYTQDEVKAVVKYAMERHINIIPEIEMPGHALAALSAYPQLGCTGGPYKAATFWGIFDDVYCAGNEETFTFLQNVLDEVLPLFPSKYIHIGGDECPKTKWKTCPKCQKRIKDEHLKDEHELQSYFIGRMEKYLNSKGRQIIGWDEILEGGLAPGATVMSWTGEEGGIAAAKQHHDAIMTPEKYVYLDYYQSLYPSEPLAGGGYTPLSKMYNYEPITKELSGDEAKYIKGVQANAWSEYLASIAQAEHQLFPRMLALSEIAWTAKENKDYNGFLKRLRYELPLLKRLNVNTANTFDEITDSITKSADDKIQLALNSTLPGGQIYYTTNGTVPNLKSKKYSKPLIITASGKVKAVVLSGAKQQGRVYEKDFHLHKAIGKTVTLANQPQGTYNSTGIWGLVNGIYGNKLYNDGQWYGFNGDDLDAVVDLGTTQKVSQLGINILKYHWQKMWEPQVLTFETSVDGKAYTEVYRQTAFNANGINAVRANIKPVQARYIRVKGTNKGIIPPGEYIAGAKAWLLVDELIVN; encoded by the coding sequence ATGGTAAGCTTCTGTAAATCTGTTTTTAAAGCGCTGTTTTATATTTTATGCTGCGGGTTATTCATTAATGCAGCACATGCCCAAATCAAAGAACAAGGCATAATTCCGCAGCCCTTTAAAATTCAAAAAAGCAGCGAGGTATTTACCTTTTCACCTAAAACAAGTATATCAGTTGGCGCTGGCATTGATGCCAACAACCTTACTTTCTTTAATCAGTATTTTCATTCTCTGAGCGGATATAGTCTTCCTATCAGTAAAAGTGCTGCATCCATCAAACTAAATATTGACTCGGCCAAAGCAATACAGCCCGAAGGCTACATATTATCTGTTACTTCAAAACAGATCAGTATTACAGGGCATGACCAGGCAGGAGTGTTTTACGGGTTGCAGTCGCTTATCCAGTTGCTGCGTTCATCAAACGGGAAAATAACGGCAGCAGGATGCGTTGTTGAAGATTACCCAAGGTTTGCCTACCGGGGGATGCACCTTGATGTAAGCCGTCATTTTTTTAAGGTAGATGCTATAAAAAAATGGATTGATCTGCTTGCGTTGTACAAGATAAATACCTTTCACTGGCACCTGACTGATGACCAGGGCTGGCGTATCGAGATAAAAAAATACCCGCTGCTGCAAAGCATTTCTGCCTGGCGCGATGAAACTATCATAGGCCATAAAAGAGATAGTCCGCATCGCTTTGATGGCAAACGCTACGGGGGCTATTATACTCAGGATGAAGTTAAGGCCGTAGTAAAATATGCTATGGAGAGGCACATTAACATTATCCCCGAAATTGAAATGCCGGGGCATGCGCTGGCTGCGCTGTCGGCCTATCCGCAGCTGGGCTGTACAGGTGGCCCGTATAAAGCAGCTACCTTTTGGGGTATTTTTGATGATGTATATTGCGCCGGTAACGAAGAAACGTTTACCTTTTTACAAAATGTGCTGGACGAGGTGCTGCCGCTTTTTCCGTCTAAATATATTCACATCGGCGGCGATGAATGCCCTAAAACCAAATGGAAAACCTGTCCCAAATGCCAGAAGCGCATTAAAGACGAGCATCTAAAAGACGAACACGAACTGCAAAGTTATTTCATTGGCCGAATGGAAAAATACCTGAACAGTAAAGGCCGGCAGATTATTGGCTGGGACGAAATTCTGGAAGGCGGTCTTGCACCCGGCGCTACCGTTATGAGCTGGACAGGCGAGGAGGGTGGCATTGCAGCCGCCAAACAGCATCACGACGCCATCATGACGCCCGAAAAATATGTTTACCTTGATTATTATCAGTCGCTGTACCCCAGTGAGCCTTTGGCCGGTGGTGGCTATACGCCTTTGAGCAAAATGTATAATTATGAGCCCATCACCAAAGAACTCTCCGGCGATGAAGCCAAATATATAAAAGGGGTACAGGCCAATGCCTGGAGCGAATACCTGGCCAGCATAGCACAGGCCGAGCATCAGTTGTTTCCACGGATGCTGGCACTATCAGAAATTGCGTGGACGGCTAAAGAGAATAAAGATTATAATGGTTTCCTTAAACGCCTGCGTTATGAACTGCCCTTACTAAAACGGCTGAATGTAAATACAGCCAACACTTTCGACGAGATCACCGATAGCATAACCAAATCGGCAGATGATAAAATACAACTTGCCTTAAATAGTACCTTACCGGGTGGCCAGATTTATTATACCACAAATGGTACTGTACCGAACCTCAAAAGCAAAAAGTATAGCAAGCCATTAATCATTACCGCATCGGGAAAGGTAAAGGCCGTTGTGCTTAGCGGAGCAAAACAACAGGGTAGGGTTTACGAAAAGGATTTTCACCTGCATAAAGCCATCGGCAAAACAGTGACCCTGGCTAACCAGCCGCAGGGTACTTATAATTCAACAGGGATATGGGGACTGGTGAATGGTATTTATGGCAATAAGCTGTATAACGATGGCCAATGGTACGGCTTTAACGGCGATGATCTGGACGCGGTGGTTGATTTGGGTACCACGCAAAAGGTATCTCAGTTGGGTATCAATATTTTAAAATACCACTGGCAAAAAATGTGGGAGCCGCAGGTATTGACCTTTGAAACCTCAGTGGATGGGAAAGCCTATACCGAAGTGTACCGTCAAACTGCCTTTAATGCCAATGGTATTAATGCGGTAAGGGCAAATATTAAGCCTGTACAGGCGAGGTATATTAGGGTAAAAGGCACCAACAAAGGTATTATCCCCCCCGGCGAGTACATAGCGGGCGCCAAAGCCTGGCTGCTGGTTGATGAGCTGATTGTTAATTAG
- a CDS encoding N-acetylmuramoyl-L-alanine amidase family protein, translating into MIFNTRIFYLTAINCGLLFLFFSLCSFVPAKDTIPSVSTFKFKTIIVDAGHGGKDPGARGSYSVEKNVTLAIAKKLKAAIDSQITTVNAIMTRTDDTFIPLNQRSTIGNQAHGNLFISIHCNSSPEGTAAIAHKRKGVLLLVYGFHRLKEQEEAVRENSSIFIEKNYKETYEAYDQSDPANAIILNAYIQKYRKQSILFGDLLNTEFEDTNGRESEGVKEQGVLVLAHSAMPAVLIETGFINNPEEEDYLNSNDGQNEIVQSIIRAINNYRKAIGAM; encoded by the coding sequence ATGATCTTTAATACCAGAATTTTCTACCTAACTGCCATTAACTGCGGGCTTTTATTCTTGTTTTTTAGCCTTTGTTCATTCGTTCCGGCGAAGGATACTATACCATCGGTATCTACCTTTAAGTTTAAAACCATTATTGTAGATGCAGGGCACGGCGGTAAAGACCCCGGCGCGCGCGGCTCTTACTCGGTGGAAAAGAACGTGACCCTGGCCATAGCCAAAAAGCTCAAGGCCGCTATCGATTCGCAGATCACTACGGTTAACGCCATCATGACGCGTACCGACGATACGTTTATTCCATTGAACCAGCGGTCGACCATTGGCAACCAGGCTCATGGTAACCTGTTTATCTCTATCCATTGCAATTCATCACCAGAGGGTACCGCGGCTATAGCACACAAGCGTAAAGGCGTGCTGCTGCTGGTTTACGGTTTTCACAGATTGAAAGAGCAGGAAGAAGCGGTGCGTGAAAACTCATCTATCTTTATCGAAAAAAACTACAAGGAAACCTATGAGGCCTATGATCAGAGCGACCCGGCAAACGCTATTATCCTGAACGCCTACATTCAAAAATACCGCAAACAGAGCATTCTTTTTGGCGATTTGCTGAACACCGAATTTGAAGATACCAATGGCCGCGAAAGCGAGGGCGTAAAAGAGCAGGGCGTATTGGTTTTGGCCCACAGCGCCATGCCAGCCGTATTGATTGAAACCGGCTTTATCAATAACCCCGAGGAAGAAGATTACCTGAACTCCAACGACGGCCAGAACGAAATTGTACAGTCTATCATCAGGGCTATCAATAACTATCGCAAGGCTATCGGGGCGATGTAA
- a CDS encoding phosphatase PAP2-related protein, translating to MTVTALYKIKQNWLNAYDTSLKRLKLLIGGILIAGLISIMPSFFMGIEHRNGVVLNDFVLAHLPAYDVSLLIFALIWGMGILMLVRVMHKPAICATYIWTLIFVCIARFISISLVRLDPPAGLVPLVDPLTGCFYGHASITRDLFFSGHTSTMVMIYLNLERKNDKIIAFIATIAVMILLLIQHIHYTMDVLAAPVIVYCLYRFTRLLDL from the coding sequence GTGACCGTTACAGCCCTTTATAAAATAAAACAAAACTGGCTAAACGCTTATGACACCAGTTTAAAACGCCTGAAATTACTGATAGGCGGCATACTGATAGCAGGGCTCATTAGCATCATGCCTTCCTTTTTCATGGGCATTGAGCACCGAAACGGCGTTGTGCTTAATGATTTTGTACTGGCCCATTTGCCGGCCTATGATGTTTCGCTGCTAATTTTTGCGCTGATATGGGGCATGGGTATATTGATGCTGGTTAGGGTAATGCACAAACCGGCTATTTGTGCTACCTATATATGGACGCTGATATTTGTTTGTATTGCCCGGTTTATTTCTATTAGCCTGGTGAGGCTTGACCCGCCAGCCGGTTTAGTACCCCTGGTTGATCCGCTTACCGGTTGCTTTTATGGACATGCCTCCATCACCCGCGATCTGTTTTTTTCGGGCCACACTTCAACCATGGTGATGATCTACCTCAACCTCGAGCGAAAAAACGACAAGATCATTGCCTTTATTGCCACCATTGCGGTCATGATCCTCCTGCTTATACAACATATCCATTACACCATGGATGTACTGGCCGCCCCTGTTATTGTTTACTGCCTGTACCGGTTTACCCGTTTGCTCGATCTGTAA
- a CDS encoding Fur family transcriptional regulator, with translation MAQARNNLHFEDLLNKHHLKKTAPRLRVLSMMSSRNAATSQPDLESVMNDIDRVTLYRILNAFEEKGIIHKIFDLDGTANYALCSSNCDEGHHHDEHLHFNCTNCKNVYCLDELHLPAIKLPNGFEPAGFTLYATGLCPKCSKKAIKK, from the coding sequence ATGGCACAAGCCCGCAACAATCTTCATTTTGAAGATTTGCTGAACAAGCATCATTTAAAAAAAACTGCACCTCGGCTCAGGGTTTTATCCATGATGTCGTCAAGGAATGCGGCCACCTCGCAGCCCGATCTGGAAAGTGTAATGAACGATATTGACCGGGTTACGCTTTATCGCATCCTGAACGCGTTTGAAGAAAAAGGTATTATTCACAAAATATTTGATTTGGATGGTACCGCCAATTATGCCCTGTGCTCATCAAACTGCGATGAAGGCCATCACCACGATGAACATTTGCATTTTAATTGCACCAACTGCAAAAACGTGTATTGTTTAGATGAGCTGCACCTGCCTGCCATAAAACTACCCAATGGGTTCGAGCCGGCAGGCTTTACCCTGTATGCTACCGGTCTTTGTCCTAAATGCAGTAAAAAGGCAATCAAAAAATGA